In Fluviicola sp., the sequence TTACGGATAACGAAGACCTGATCAAAATCATTCTGGGCTCCGGTCCTTTGTATGCCGGTTTGAAAGGAGTGACCCCGTTTTACGTCGTTGCGCTCATCCTGAACAGTTTCATCAAAGGAAGTTACCGCTTTGTGAACGGCGGCTCACAGATCGCGAAATTGCTGATGAAGAAGATTGCGGAGCACGGGGGCGAAGTGCTGAGACGAAAGGAAGTGACAGGAGCAAATTTCAGCGAATCAGGAACGATCGAATCACTGGTTTGTTCCGATGGAAGTCAGTTTCCCTGTGATTTTGTCATTTCCAACCTGCATCCGAAAGAAACGATTCATCTTTTAGGCAGAGAACGCTTCAAAACGGCTTATGCGAACCGCGTAAATGCGCTGCCGAATACGATTGCTTCGTTCATGATCTATTTGTCGCTGCACGAAAATACGCTGCCGTATTTCAACTCGAATTATTACGATTATTACACCGATAATATCTGGAACGAAGAATTCCACTTTTCGGAATCCTGGCCACAAATGACTTTTACGTCCGCGCAGGTTTCGAAAAACACGAAAGACTATGCAGAATCCATTTCGGTGATGTGTTACCTCGATTTTAACGAGTTTAAAGCCTGGGAGAACTCTGTTCGCACCGTTGTAAAGGAAGGAACGCGCGAAGAAACGTACGAAGCCTTTAAAAAAATGTGTGAAGAACGTGTGTTGAAGCGCCTGGAGGAACGTTTCCCGGGAATTCGTGAGAAAGTAAAAAATACTTATTCCTCCACACCGGTTACGTACCGGGATTATGTTTCCACCCCGGATGGTTCCATGTACGGAATCCAGAAGGATTTCAAACATACCCACAAGACGCAGATCAATACTAAAACGCACATTCCCAATTTGTTCCTGACAGGCCAGAACATTATTTTTCACGGAATTTTGGGCGCGACCATTGGCGCTCTTGTAACATCTTTTAATTTTGTAAACAATAAGCAAGTAATAGAAAAAATCAAAATGTATGACTAAAGAAGTTGATGTTGTTGTAATTGGCGCAGGTCCAGCGGGTTCTGTGGCTTCCTCTAAATTAATCAAAGAGGGTTTAAAGGTTTTGGTTTTGGAAAAAATGCAATTCCCGAGATTTGTAATCGGTGAAAGCTTATTGCCTCACAGTATGGATTACCTGGACGAGCTGAATCTTCTTCCTGCGGTTGAAGCGTTGAAATTTCAGGTGAAAACAGGAGCGTGCTTCTACCACGATGGAGAACGTTGTGATTTCCTGTTTGAAAACCAGTTTTCGAAAGGATGGTCGTATACATTCCAGGTAAAACGCGCTGATTTTGACCACGCATTGATCAAAGAAGTGGAAAAACAAGGTGCGGAAGTGGAATTCCAGGCCGAAGTTACGGATGTGAAAACATCTGCAACGAAACAAGTAGTTACTTACCGCGATAAAAATGGCGATATCCATGAAGTTCATTGTCGTTTTGTAATGGATGCCAGTGGCTATGGCCGCGTACTTCCTCAAATGTTCGACCTCGAAGTTCCGGTTGCAACTCCGCCGCGTGGAGCAGTTTTCGCGCATTTGGACGATACCAGAAGAACTCCTGAAGACGGTAGAAATATCTTCGTTCACGCATTCAATGACAATACTGCATGGATCTGGTCCATTCCTTTTTCGGATGGAACAGCATCTGTTGGAATTGTAGGAAACAAAGAGTTTATCGAGGAATGTTATGCAGATGGCGGAAAGCTGTTCAAGCAAAAAGTAGCTGAATTTCCTGGTTTGAACGGTCGTTACGACGGTGTTGAATTCATGTTCGAGCCACGCCTGATCGTGAACTATGCAGTTTCTGTGAAACAGGTTTACGGAGAAGGATATGTACTGTGCGGAAACAGTACCGAATTCCTGGACCCGATCTTCAGTTCAGGAGTAACATTGGCGATTTCTTCCGGGTACAAAGCCGCTACGCTTGTTGCGAAGCAATTGAACGGCGGACAAGTGGACTGGGAGAATGACTACAGCGTCGTGTTGAAGAAGGGAATCGATGTATTCCGTACGTATGTATTGGCGTGGTACGAAGGAACATTGGGAGAAATTTTCTTCAGCGAGAAAATAGACGAAACGATCCGGAAACAAATCTGTTCCGTATTGGCGGGCTACGTTTGGGATGAAA encodes:
- a CDS encoding NAD(P)/FAD-dependent oxidoreductase encodes the protein MNPEQKIVVIGSGIGGLVSALVLAKHGYKVQVLEKNHQVGGSLQVFSRDKKVFDTGVHYVGGLDKGENLYKIFKYLEIYDDLDMKRLDEDAFDIVRLSNGVTAKHGMGYTTFSQQLKNTFPENAADIDRIVAEIQLYCTYFPLYNIELESEINYVEHTEVLEVGAWEHLASFTDNEDLIKIILGSGPLYAGLKGVTPFYVVALILNSFIKGSYRFVNGGSQIAKLLMKKIAEHGGEVLRRKEVTGANFSESGTIESLVCSDGSQFPCDFVISNLHPKETIHLLGRERFKTAYANRVNALPNTIASFMIYLSLHENTLPYFNSNYYDYYTDNIWNEEFHFSESWPQMTFTSAQVSKNTKDYAESISVMCYLDFNEFKAWENSVRTVVKEGTREETYEAFKKMCEERVLKRLEERFPGIREKVKNTYSSTPVTYRDYVSTPDGSMYGIQKDFKHTHKTQINTKTHIPNLFLTGQNIIFHGILGATIGALVTSFNFVNNKQVIEKIKMYD
- a CDS encoding NAD(P)/FAD-dependent oxidoreductase; its protein translation is MTKEVDVVVIGAGPAGSVASSKLIKEGLKVLVLEKMQFPRFVIGESLLPHSMDYLDELNLLPAVEALKFQVKTGACFYHDGERCDFLFENQFSKGWSYTFQVKRADFDHALIKEVEKQGAEVEFQAEVTDVKTSATKQVVTYRDKNGDIHEVHCRFVMDASGYGRVLPQMFDLEVPVATPPRGAVFAHLDDTRRTPEDGRNIFVHAFNDNTAWIWSIPFSDGTASVGIVGNKEFIEECYADGGKLFKQKVAEFPGLNGRYDGVEFMFEPRLIVNYAVSVKQVYGEGYVLCGNSTEFLDPIFSSGVTLAISSGYKAATLVAKQLNGGQVDWENDYSVVLKKGIDVFRTYVLAWYEGTLGEIFFSEKIDETIRKQICSVLAGYVWDETNPFVKKHATLVNAVAHIVKM